A region from the Branchiostoma lanceolatum isolate klBraLanc5 chromosome 2, klBraLanc5.hap2, whole genome shotgun sequence genome encodes:
- the LOC136427573 gene encoding decapping and exoribonuclease protein-like, translating into MLQRGWAESFWAEGGEVIVGFFDDEGVVHRIENHRADDDRLLKYVGKNSRYGWKMTVCTGFCELLLDFVMSIAIEDNPRVVYLFKRAPKESVVTCEIHRDSPRHIFLPDWYTSKA; encoded by the exons ATGTTACAGCGAGGCTGGGCAGAGTCATTCTGGGCAGAGGGAGGAGAAGTGATCGTGGGTTTCTTTGATGATGAAGGCGTGGTTCACCGAATCGAGAACCACAGGGCTGATGATGACCGTCTGCTCAAATATGTG GGCAAGAACAGTCGGTATGGCTGGAAGATGACCGTCTGCACAGGCTTCTGCGAATTGCTCCTTGACTTTGTGATGTCAATTGCAATTGAGGACAATCCAAG AGTTGTCTACCTGTTCAAGAGAGCCCCCAAAGAGTCTGTTGTGACGTGTGAGATACACAGGGACTCTCCTCGACACATCTTCCTGCCTGACTGGTACACAAGCAAAGCCTAA
- the LOC136426864 gene encoding D-inositol 3-phosphate glycosyltransferase 1-like yields MAEKDAAGYTSTVQRAANMFSCEDDYRLYTGGTTTVPVYRQSVLIVNDEYGTSRGGVSTINREVAQIMAAVGMEIHLTALEATEADRRDAEADGVKLILPTCSEEDTRKPCLDWLTFDHRTRYPTLPENVDWIVGHADVTSRAAAAIKEQRFPEANLGLVIHVLPEDTEHYKEEEKAMGIGKKEDSIVQDAAKADAVFSVGHRIYDHFTNSFRAIPEDKRPIHLLYLPEPAKLFQQIAVKHVESKEKSVLSAGRVDKVEKLKGHDLAAGAMGEVAEDLDEKVLWRVRGIKPKDHEASKKILQDSIKSRKLIPTLLPYCTQEEICRDLQQAHLVLMPSRSEPFGLVGLEAMTAGVPVLISDQSGLATLVKEIIPESHHSVVKVEGDDSIDVRRWAEKIKRVLKSSEAEFTRAAGLKRKLLESKYWKESHHRLLQVFSKGKKRDHGNDGAKDQALTLADYFYVISEKVGSDWTDLAEELDLDDDEIQAVKDAEPDDERKQAYKRDDIVGMERLPITDRDRRSFFIQIAEKKGFSTTTDGVFNDERGKRYFITSTDMENVHFDLNKGFSGTTLEKGTCDNLENLLQWIREQDSKILDRLQFVSLRGPLAKFLGTPYDSKRGWTIAVSKFKGIWYINEVEETKEEDQQMAYWDLKFKQYLTAATF; encoded by the exons CTAATATGTTCAGCTGCGAAGACGACTATCGCCTGTACACGGGGGGTACAACCACCGTCCCTGTCTACCGACAATCAG TTCTCATTGTCAATGATGAGTACGGAACGTCCCGGGGAGGTGTATCTACCATCAATCGGGAGGTGGCCCAGATCATGGCAGCCGTGGGGATGGAGATTCACCTCACAGCACTGGAGGCTACTGAAGCGGACAGGAGGGATGCTGAGGCTGATGGAGTGAAGCTCATCCTCCCAACTTGCAGTGAGGAAGACACAAGGAAGCCCTGTCTGGATTGGCTGACGTTTGACCACCGGACCCGCTATCCTACACTCCCCGAGAATGTAGATTGGATCGTGGGACACGCTGACGTCACCAGCAGAGCAGCAGCAGCCATCAAGGAACAACGTTTCCCCGAAGCTAACTTGGGTCTCGTCATCCATGTGCTACCAGAAGACACGGAACACTACAAAGAAGAGGAGAAGGCCATGGGCATTGGGAAGAAAGAAGACTCAATCGTGCAAGATGCAGCAAAGGCAGATGCTGTGTTTTCTGTGGGGCATCGCATCTATGACCACTTCACGAATTCGTTTCGTGCAATCCCTGAAGATAAGAGGCCCATCCACCTCCTCTACCTGCCAGAACCAGCCAAGCTATTCCAACAAATTGCAGTGAAGCACGTGGAGAGCAAGGAGAAGTCTGTTCTGTCAGCCGGTCGGGTGGACAAGGTAGAGAAGCTAAAGGGGCATGACCTTGCAGCCGGGGCCATGGGAGAAGTAGCTGAAGATTTAGATGAGAAGGTACTATGGCGGGTGCGCGGCATCAAACCAAAGGACCACGAGGCAAGCAAGAAAATCCTACAAGACAGCATCAAGTCAAGAAAGCTGATCCCAACACTTCTTCCCTACTGCACTCAGGAGGAAATCTGCCGAGACCTACAACAGGCTCATCTGGTCCTCATGCCTTCTCGTTCAGAGCCCTTCGGCCTCGTTGGCCTGGAGGCCATGACAGCTGGCGTACCGGTCCTCAtttctgaccaatcaggacTGGCGACTTTGGTGAAAGAGATCATCCCAGAATCCCACCACTCAGTTGTGAAAGTCGAGGGGGACGACTCCATCGATGTCAGACGCTGGGCAGAAAAGATCAAGAGGGTCTTGAAGTCGTCTGAGGCCGAGTTCACCCGGGCTGCAGGACTGAAGCGAAAGCTACTGGAGTCCAAGTACTGGAAGGAGTCTCATCATCGCCTCCTTCAGGTGTTCAGCAAAG GAAAGAAACGCGACCATGGCAATGATGGTGCAAAAGACCAAGCACTGACGTTGGCAGACTACTTCTATGTGATCAGCGAGAAAGTCGGCTCAGACTGGACAGACCTGGCCGAAGAGTTGGACCTTGACGATGACGAGATTCAAGCCGTGAAAGATGCAGAACCGGACGATGAGAGGAAGCAGGCGTACAAAAGAG ATGACATCGTCGGAATGGAGAGACTCCCCATTACGGATCGCGATCGTAGGTCTTTCTTCATCCAGATCGCCGAAAAGAAAGGCTTCTCCACAACAACGGATGGTGTCTTCAACGACGAGCGAGGGAAGAGGTACTTCATCACGTCTACAGACATGGAAAATGTCCACTTCGATCTGAACAAAGGTTTCTCCGGGACAACTCTTGAGAAGGGCACCTGTGACAATCTGGAAAACCTTCTGCAGTGGATTAGGGAGCAAGACTCAAA gATTTTGGACCGTTTGCAGTTTGTCAGCTTGAGAGGCCCTCTTGCCAAATTCCTGGGCACACCTTACGACAGTAAGAGGGGTTGGACAATTGCCGTGTCAAAGTTCAAGGGCATCTGGTACATCAATGAGGTGGAGGAGACAAAAGAAGAGGACCAACAAATGGCATACTGGGACCTCAAGTTCAAACAGTATCTCACAGCCG caACTTTCTAA